The nucleotide sequence GCCCTGTTTGACAGGGTCCTCCTGTTTCCGCCGCTGATCAATCCGGTGATCCGATTGAGAATGCCTCAGGATCTGAGGTCTTTCGATCCGTAGCGTGTCGAAATTCTTAACAAGCTTGGGTATACTGTCTGAACGACGGAAAACCGCTCCCGCGAGACCGGCTATCGGTCTGCTGAGAACGAATCGCGGTAGATCTGTTGAAACTAATAATGAACTGAATGACAGACAGCTGATGATTTTGCTGGAATACTGAAAAGCATTTATTCTATGGCAACACAACAGGAACTATCAGAAACCCGGCAGGATTCAGGGGTTGGAATTGTCCAAACCAGACTGGCAACCCTGTTTGCGCCTCCGAACTGGCTCAAGCTGGCAGGCGGCGGTGAACTGGGGCCGATCCAAGTCGCCTATGAAACTTATGGCGAATTGACCCCGGCGAAAGATAACGCGATTTTTATCTGTCATGCACTGACAGGAGACGCCCACGCCGCCGGTTACTATGAAGACGATGACGAGAAAGCCAAGCCGGGCTGGTGGGATGACTTGATCGGACCGGGTCGCACGCTCGACACGAATAAATACTATGTTATCTGTGCGAATGTACTGGGAGGCTGTCAGGGAACAACGGGCCCCGGCAGCATTAACCCGGAAACCAATCAGTCTTACCGACTCGGATTTCCTTTCATCACGGTTGGCGATATCGTCGAAGTGCATTCTGCCCTCATCAAACACCTGGGTATCGATCAGTTGCTCGCTGTCATTGGCGGCAGCCTGGGAGGCATGCAGGTTCTGGAATGGGCGACCCGCTTTCCCGATCAGCTGCGTGGTGCCATCTGCCTGGCTTCTGCGGCTCAACTCTCGGCCCAGGGAATTGCATTCAACGCGGTAGGCAGACGCGCCATCAAAACCGATCCGGAATTCAAGGACGGGGAATATGAAGTGGGAGCCGGTCCTCGCTACGGCCTGGCCCTGGCCCGCATGATCGCCCACATCACCTACCTGTCTGATCAATCCATCGAAATGAAATTCGGCAGACGCCTGCAGGATCACGATACCTTCACCTATGAAATGCTGCCGGAAGTGGAGTTTCAGGTCGAAAGTTACCTGCATTACCAGGGCAAGCGGTTTGTAGAACGCTTTGATGCCAACAGTTATCTCTACCTGACCCGCGCGATGGACTATTTTGATCTGGTCTCGCAGCATGGATCACTGGTCAAAGCATTAGGAAAAACAGATGCCCGGTTCCTGATCGCCTCTTATGATTCTGACTGGCTCTTTACGACCAGCCAGAGCAAGGAGATCGTCAGGGCTTTGATCGAGTGTGGAAAACATGTCTCCTTTATTGAGCTCAAAAGCCCGTTTGGACATGATTCCTTTCTGATTGAAATTGAACAGTTGAATAAGATGATTACCCCTTTTCTGGAACAGGCTTACTCCTCACGCCTCGCGGAAAGCAACAGGACTTAGTCAAGCGGATCTCAACCATGCGTGCTCAACATCGATATTGTATGCAGGACCCTTCCCTGGAGATGACCGACCGGTTACTGCTGGAACAGATCCACCCAGGCAGCCGCGTACTTGACCTGGGTTGTGGTGATGGTCGTCTGCTGGCACGGTTGCGTGAAGAACGGGATGCTTCAGTCCTGGGAATCGAAATCGATATCACTCAGCATCATGCCGCCATCGCACGCGGAGTGCCCGTGATCCAGGCCGACCTGGACGAAGGGCTGCTGGATATTCCGGATGGCGCCTTTGATTATGTGGTTCTGAGCCAGACGCTGCAGCAGGTGCTGCATCCCAAGCAGTTGCTGGAAGAGATGGTGCGTGTCGCCAAAAAAGCACTGGTTGTCGTCCCCAATTTCGGGAACTGGCGCATCCGCCTGCAGGTACTCAAACAGGGCCGCGCGCCGGTCACCGAAGTTCTGCCTTACGAATGGTATAACACCCCCAACCTGCATCTGATGTCCATGCATGATTTTCAGGACCTGATGCGGCTGCTGGGGATCGAAATCCTGCAGGAGATTCCGATTATCAATCACCGGGCGATTGAAAAAGCCTGGCTGGCCAACCTGCGGGCACAACATGTACTGTATGTTCTGCAGCGGCAGGAAACACCGGGGGAAACTCGAGTCTCCGAACAGACCTCGACCGGACACTCAGCGCCGATCCCTAGGTAAACGCCGGTCGACGCTGTTCCATTCAACACATCCTGGCGCAGCTCGAAATTCCGTCGAAATAATTCGCTTTTCCGCTGCCCGATTCCTGTTTCCAAAATTCGAATCTCCCGATATACTGCCCCACCTTCAGTATGGAAATGCTGGACTGTCATCCTGGTTTGCGACAAGACGACCGCGACCTAAGACATGAATACACAAGAGTTTGAAACAAGCAAGCGACCCGATTTTATCAAAGAGAAAGAGGGAAAGGACTCCCGATGCGTATCATAGCAATCATGAATCAAAAAGGGGGCGTCGGCAAAACGACGTCGAGCGTGAACATGGCTGCCGGTCTGGCGATGCAGGGCAAGAAAGTCTGCCTGATCGACCTTGACCCACAGGGACATGCCTCTTTACATCTGGGCATCGAGCCGTTCGGAAATGTCCCGACCGCTTACGATGTCTTTTCTGGATTTAAAACACTCGCCGAAACACGGCAACTGGTTGCCAAAAATTTATGGGTCGTGCCTGCGACGCTGGATCTGGCAGCCACAGAGCTGGAACTGGTCGACGCGGACAACCGCGAAATTGTTCTGCGTCAGGCGATCCGCAAAATGGCGGAGACCGAACCGTTCGACTACATCATAATGGACTGCCCCCCTTCCCTGGGTGTGCTGACCATCAACGCGCTGACAGCGGCCAGCGAAGTCATTATTCCCCTGCAGCCACACTTCTTTGCGTTACAGGGGCTCTCTAAACTGCTCGAAACGACGGCGCTGGTCCGTCGACGTTTGAATCGCGAACTGCGCGTTTCGGGAGTGGTACTCTGTCTGTACGAAACCGGCACCCGACTGGCGGCAGACGTGACCGACGACCTGAGTGCGTTCCTGAATAACAGCGATCCGGAAGCACCGTGGTCGTCTGCGAAAGTATTCCAGAGCCGGATTCGGCGGAACATTAAACTGGCCGAAGCGCCCAGCTATGGGCAGTCTGTCTTTGATTATTCCAGTTCCTGTCCCGGTGCCAAAGATTACGGCGGACTGGTCACCGAAATCATTGCCGACGAACAGGTGGAAGAGTCACCGATTCAACAGGCAGCCTGATCACTCGGCTGGCTTCTGCTTCGCTTCCAGTTTCGCTTTCGCTTCTTTCCAGAGCGGATCGTAAACCTCTTTGTCAAACGGAGGACATCCGGTGGGATACTGTCCCAGGGGATGGTCCTTCGTGCGCATGAGGTTCGTGCAATACGAAAACGTCCGACAGACGGTTTTACGATTGAGCTTTCCTTCTTCCTGCAACTGTTTCGCAAACTCAGGCTGCGAGAGTGTGGCGCGTCCCATACCTACGATGGAAATGTTTCCTGATTCCACATTCGCCGCAGCGGCATGCATGGCAAAGTCCTGCAGCCAGCTGTAGCCACTGCCGACCACGGGAATATCCGGGACCGCTGCCTGGATCTGACCGGCAATCCGGAAATGACGGGCCACGCCGATCAGCGGATGTTCGGGAGCATGGTAGCCATCGGTGGGCGGAAACTCGGCGGGTCTCACGATATGCGGGTTCGCATAAGGATTTCCGTTGGAGATATTGATCATGCTGACGCCCCACTCTTTCAGGAGTTTAGCCACCTGGATCGGTTCCGTCAGATCTTCCTGCAGATGATCGTCGGGATTGGTACCGAACGCGGTTTGCAGCGGCAGCTCATGTGGGCAGGGTTCGCCGATAAAGTCATCACCGGCCCCCTGGTAGGGAATCCCGTCGTAACCATTCATGCGGGTGCCGATCACCAGGGTCGGACACTCTTCACGAATGCGTTTGACGACGTTGCGCACCAGACGCGTGCGGTTCTCTAGCGAACCACCATATTCGCCGGGACGATTTTTCGCAGCCAGTAATTCGGAAAGCAGATAGCGGTGACACTGCTTGATATCAACAAAGCCGACTCCAATCGATTCCGCCAGTTTCGCAGCCGTGACATACTGGTCTTCAATGCGTTTCAGATCATCGTCTGAGAGCAGCGGATAACTGTCATCGACGATGCGCCCGGTTGATTTCTCTACAGTGCGAGGATCAAGGACCTGGTCATGGGTGGCCAGCAGAGGTTTTTCAAAACTGAACCGCCCGGAATGCGTTAACTGCAGACCGATCACCAGGCCATCAGCTGAACCGAAGACTTCCGTATGTGCTTCGCGGCAGCCGGCCAGCATCTTTTCCAGCGAAGATGCCGTTTTTTCATTGATCATCAACTGGCGGGGATTCATCCGCGCTTCCGGGCCGATCGCAGTCGCTTCCCCCCAGATAAGTGAAGCCCCCCCGGCTCCGAATCGCTGATAACGTCGATACGTCAATTCATCAGGGAAGCCGTCTGTTGTACCGTCACAGCCTTCCATTGGCTGAATGCCGAGTCGACTTTTCGCCTGCAGATGACCAATCTGAATCGGTTGATAGAGCACATCAAAGTTATCGGAAACCTGAATCGGACAGCCCAGACGTTCGGAGTCTGCGACCACGTCGGCAGGAGTTTTATATTTAAAGTATTTGGCCATGCTGGAAGACTTCTTGAATGCAGTTTGAGATCACGGACGTTCATTTTATTACTGCAACGAGTTTACTCAAACCGAAAGTGAAATGCCATTCACCACCCGGAATCGAGATCTGCTGCCGGAGAGAGTGAAAAACGTCAGGCAGGAGCCGTTAACGATTTCCCGTTATCGCGGGCGGAGAGCTTCAGCAGAAAGGGAACTGCTGACTCGGCCCATTGCTCAGCCGTCGCATAATGATCGGCGTGCTCACCGAAACAGCTTTGCAGTAGGGCTGTGTTAATAATACCCGGATTCAGGGGAATCGCCGCCATGCCCCGCGGTAATTCCTGCGCCAGAGACTGCGTTAACCCTTCGATGGCCCACTTGGTCGCACAATAGGAGGCGACTTCTGCAGAAGCCGAACGCCCCCAGCCGGAACTGAAATTGACAATCACACCAGACTGACGCGCGACCATCGCGGGTACAAAGTGACGAATCGTATTGATGGTCCCTTTGATATTGACGTCAATGATCTGATCGATCTCGTCAGCGGAGATTTCCCAGAGCGGCGCGTTCTCATTGATCACGGCGGCGTTGTTCAACAACAGATCGGGCGGTCCCAGTTGATCGATTATCGTCGTCGCCCAGTTCTCGACCGCGCGGTCATCGGCTACATCGACGGCAGAAAAATGATGCGTGGTACCGAACTGCTCTGTGAGCTCGCTAATTTTATCGGCAGAGCGTCCGCAACCAGCGACGGTGTGCCCTGCTGCAATCAACGCTTGTGTCATGGCGCGTCCCAACCCCTGGGTCACGCCGGTGATGACAATCACTTTCGACATGCTGGCTTTCGACATGCTGGCTTTCCCTGATTCTGCTGTTCGTCAGCTTATTTCGATTCTGTTTTCGCAGCGGCTGCCGCTTTTTCTTCTTCTTGTTTGGAAAGCTCCGGATTGGGGGGCACGTCGGCCGGTGCGTCGCCTCGAATCCATTTGATGGCTCCGATCACGGATTCCTGGAACATGGGA is from Gimesia maris and encodes:
- the metX gene encoding homoserine O-acetyltransferase MetX; the protein is MATQQELSETRQDSGVGIVQTRLATLFAPPNWLKLAGGGELGPIQVAYETYGELTPAKDNAIFICHALTGDAHAAGYYEDDDEKAKPGWWDDLIGPGRTLDTNKYYVICANVLGGCQGTTGPGSINPETNQSYRLGFPFITVGDIVEVHSALIKHLGIDQLLAVIGGSLGGMQVLEWATRFPDQLRGAICLASAAQLSAQGIAFNAVGRRAIKTDPEFKDGEYEVGAGPRYGLALARMIAHITYLSDQSIEMKFGRRLQDHDTFTYEMLPEVEFQVESYLHYQGKRFVERFDANSYLYLTRAMDYFDLVSQHGSLVKALGKTDARFLIASYDSDWLFTTSQSKEIVRALIECGKHVSFIELKSPFGHDSFLIEIEQLNKMITPFLEQAYSSRLAESNRT
- the metW gene encoding methionine biosynthesis protein MetW, which gives rise to MRAQHRYCMQDPSLEMTDRLLLEQIHPGSRVLDLGCGDGRLLARLREERDASVLGIEIDITQHHAAIARGVPVIQADLDEGLLDIPDGAFDYVVLSQTLQQVLHPKQLLEEMVRVAKKALVVVPNFGNWRIRLQVLKQGRAPVTEVLPYEWYNTPNLHLMSMHDFQDLMRLLGIEILQEIPIINHRAIEKAWLANLRAQHVLYVLQRQETPGETRVSEQTSTGHSAPIPR
- a CDS encoding ParA family protein, coding for MRIIAIMNQKGGVGKTTSSVNMAAGLAMQGKKVCLIDLDPQGHASLHLGIEPFGNVPTAYDVFSGFKTLAETRQLVAKNLWVVPATLDLAATELELVDADNREIVLRQAIRKMAETEPFDYIIMDCPPSLGVLTINALTAASEVIIPLQPHFFALQGLSKLLETTALVRRRLNRELRVSGVVLCLYETGTRLAADVTDDLSAFLNNSDPEAPWSSAKVFQSRIRRNIKLAEAPSYGQSVFDYSSSCPGAKDYGGLVTEIIADEQVEESPIQQAA
- a CDS encoding NADH:flavin oxidoreductase; protein product: MAKYFKYKTPADVVADSERLGCPIQVSDNFDVLYQPIQIGHLQAKSRLGIQPMEGCDGTTDGFPDELTYRRYQRFGAGGASLIWGEATAIGPEARMNPRQLMINEKTASSLEKMLAGCREAHTEVFGSADGLVIGLQLTHSGRFSFEKPLLATHDQVLDPRTVEKSTGRIVDDSYPLLSDDDLKRIEDQYVTAAKLAESIGVGFVDIKQCHRYLLSELLAAKNRPGEYGGSLENRTRLVRNVVKRIREECPTLVIGTRMNGYDGIPYQGAGDDFIGEPCPHELPLQTAFGTNPDDHLQEDLTEPIQVAKLLKEWGVSMINISNGNPYANPHIVRPAEFPPTDGYHAPEHPLIGVARHFRIAGQIQAAVPDIPVVGSGYSWLQDFAMHAAAANVESGNISIVGMGRATLSQPEFAKQLQEEGKLNRKTVCRTFSYCTNLMRTKDHPLGQYPTGCPPFDKEVYDPLWKEAKAKLEAKQKPAE
- a CDS encoding SDR family oxidoreductase, coding for MSKASMSKVIVITGVTQGLGRAMTQALIAAGHTVAGCGRSADKISELTEQFGTTHHFSAVDVADDRAVENWATTIIDQLGPPDLLLNNAAVINENAPLWEISADEIDQIIDVNIKGTINTIRHFVPAMVARQSGVIVNFSSGWGRSASAEVASYCATKWAIEGLTQSLAQELPRGMAAIPLNPGIINTALLQSCFGEHADHYATAEQWAESAVPFLLKLSARDNGKSLTAPA